One Malus sylvestris chromosome 14, drMalSylv7.2, whole genome shotgun sequence DNA segment encodes these proteins:
- the LOC126599329 gene encoding glyoxylate/succinic semialdehyde reductase 1 yields MEVGFLGLGIMGKAMSMNLLRHGFKVTVWNRTLSKSHELVEHGASVAETPAEVVRKCKYTIAMLSDPSAALSVVFGKDGILEQICAGKSYVDMSTVDADTSSKINEAIKERGGYFLEAPVSGSKKPAEDGQLVILAAGEKALYEEVIPAFNVMGKKSFYLGQVGNGAKMKLVVNMIMGSMMNAFSEGLVLAGRSGLEPSVLLDVLDLGGIANPMFRLKGPTMIQGSHSPAFPLKHQQKDMRLALALGDETATSMPVAAAANEAFKKARSMGLGDLDFSAVYETVKALEEPSRNS; encoded by the exons atGGAGGTCGGGTTTCTGGGGCTGGGAATAATGGGGAAAGCCATGTCTATGAATCTGCTCAGGCATGGCTTCAAGGTAACCGTTTGGAACAGGACTCTTTCTAAG AGTCATGAACTCGTGGAGCATGGTGCTTCTGTTGCAGAAACCCCTGCAGAAGTGGTTAGGAAGTGCAAGTATACCATTGCAATGTTATCTGATCCTTCAGCTGCTCTTTCG GTGGTGTTTGGAAAAGATGGCATTCTTGAGCAGATTTGTGCTGGAAAATCTTATGTTGACATGTCTACAGTTGATGCTGATACttcttcaaagatcaatgaG GCAATTAAAGAAAGGGGCGGTTACTTTCTTGAAGCTCCTGTTTCAGGTAGCAAAAAGCCCGCAGAAGATGGTCAACTAGTTATCCTTGCAGCTGGTGAGAAG GCATTGTACGAGGAAGTGATTCCGGCTTTCAATGTCATGGGAAAGAAGTCTTTCTATTTGGGGCAGGTTGGAAATGGAGCAAAAATGAAACTTGTTGTCAACATGATAATGGGAAG CATGATGAATGCATTCTCTGAAGGACTTGTTCTTGCTGGGAGAAGTGGACTGGAACCTTCTGTTCTTCTTGATGTGTTG GATCTAGGTGGAATTGCAAACCCAATGTTTAGGTTGAAAGGACCCACTATGATACAGGGCAGTCACTCGCCTGCATTTCCTTTGAAACATCAACAGAAGGACATGAGATTGGCTCTTGCCCTTGGGGATGAAACAGCTACATCAATGCCAGTAGCTGCTGCAGCTAATGAG GCTTTCAAGAAGGCTAGAAGCATGGGACTTGGGGACCTTGACTTTTCTGCTGTCTATGAGACCGTGAAGGCTCTTGAAGAACCCTCTCGAAACAGCTAA